A stretch of Kaistella flava (ex Peng et al. 2021) DNA encodes these proteins:
- a CDS encoding helix-turn-helix domain-containing protein, translating to MAIAIITKEDLQQFKIELLESIENLLQGKKTEEKLWLRTSEVKELLKISSGTLQNLRINGTLSYSKIGGTLYYNYKDIQKLLMDFKH from the coding sequence ATGGCAATAGCAATTATCACCAAAGAAGACCTTCAGCAGTTTAAAATTGAACTGCTCGAAAGTATCGAAAACTTACTTCAAGGAAAGAAGACAGAAGAGAAATTATGGCTTCGAACTTCTGAAGTCAAGGAGCTTTTAAAAATATCTTCAGGAACCTTACAAAACCTGAGAATTAACGGAACCTTGTCGTACAGTAAAATAGGAGGGACGCTATATTACAATTATAAAGACATCCAGAAACTACTGATGGATTTTAAACATTAA
- a CDS encoding IS110 family transposase, with amino-acid sequence MAQRKDIQTVAMESTGTYWQALYAILLADGFQVILCNGKFTKNIKGRKTDVQDCQWIQNYTV; translated from the coding sequence TTGGCTCAAAGAAAAGACATTCAAACCGTTGCAATGGAAAGTACAGGAACTTATTGGCAAGCACTTTATGCTATTTTATTGGCTGATGGATTCCAAGTGATTTTGTGTAATGGCAAATTCACTAAGAATATTAAAGGCAGAAAAACAGATGTTCAAGATTGTCAATGGATTCAAAACTACACAGTATAG
- a CDS encoding IS110 family transposase — MNENKISMEIINSNAAGIDIGSRSHWVAVGQKEEDIKEFGVFNEDLKNLSNWLKEKDIQTVAMESTGTYWQALYAILLADGFQVILCNGKFTKNIKGRKTDVQDCQWIQKLHSIGLLTGSFLPDEITEKLRTYCRHRANLLDSAASTSKKCKIFTVIKPSIRCCC, encoded by the coding sequence ATGAATGAGAACAAAATTTCAATGGAAATTATCAATTCAAATGCTGCAGGAATTGATATTGGTAGCCGATCTCACTGGGTTGCGGTTGGCCAAAAAGAGGAAGATATTAAAGAGTTTGGTGTTTTTAATGAGGACTTAAAAAATCTCTCAAATTGGCTCAAAGAAAAAGACATTCAAACCGTTGCAATGGAAAGTACAGGAACTTATTGGCAAGCACTTTATGCTATTTTATTGGCTGATGGATTCCAAGTGATTTTGTGTAATGGCAAATTCACTAAGAATATTAAAGGCAGAAAAACAGATGTTCAAGATTGTCAATGGATTCAAAAACTACACAGTATAGGCCTTTTAACAGGTAGTTTCCTTCCAGATGAAATTACAGAGAAGCTCAGAACCTACTGTCGTCATCGTGCAAATTTATTAGATTCTGCAGCAAGCACTTCAAAAAAATGCAAAATATTTACGGTTATTAAACCTTCGATTAGATGTTGTTGTTAA
- a CDS encoding transposase: protein MQKYLRLLNLRLDVVVNDICGLTGLLIIHAICNGEKDPLKLAELRHGNCRKTEEEISKALHTNGREDYLFALNQELEMYEVLQSKIVQCDVEIEKILNSTIGKDDNKRQHHIEPKKHKKINKNTPKNIDLNLMAYQYFEGVDLLAIEGVSYSTVLSIMSEVGLEGIKKFPTAKHFASWLRLTPNNKISGGKILSNRIPKGSNRLKIALRNAANAIGNLKDSTPLSDFFKRINFRKGRVSAISATARKLAIIIWNMVVKNQAYVNPEGYLFLDEKRKLGLVKRIQKQITKFGLTNEEINFATN, encoded by the coding sequence ATGCAAAAATATTTACGGTTATTAAACCTTCGATTAGATGTTGTTGTTAATGACATCTGTGGTTTAACTGGATTACTCATCATTCATGCGATTTGCAACGGAGAAAAAGATCCTTTAAAATTAGCCGAATTAAGACACGGTAATTGCAGAAAAACAGAAGAAGAAATTTCAAAAGCACTTCATACTAATGGTAGAGAAGATTATTTATTTGCCCTCAATCAAGAGCTTGAGATGTATGAAGTCTTGCAAAGTAAAATTGTACAATGCGATGTAGAAATTGAGAAAATCTTAAACTCAACAATCGGAAAAGACGACAATAAAAGACAGCATCACATTGAACCTAAAAAACACAAAAAAATTAATAAAAACACTCCTAAAAATATCGACTTAAATTTAATGGCCTATCAATATTTTGAAGGTGTAGATTTACTGGCAATAGAAGGAGTTTCCTATTCAACCGTACTTTCAATAATGAGTGAAGTTGGATTAGAGGGTATCAAGAAGTTCCCGACTGCAAAACACTTTGCAAGCTGGTTGAGACTGACCCCAAACAATAAAATAAGTGGTGGTAAAATACTTTCTAATAGGATCCCAAAAGGAAGTAACCGTTTAAAAATCGCTTTAAGAAATGCAGCAAATGCGATTGGTAATCTAAAAGACTCAACACCATTATCGGATTTTTTCAAGCGAATCAATTTTAGAAAAGGTCGAGTATCTGCAATCTCAGCAACTGCAAGGAAATTAGCAATCATCATTTGGAATATGGTCGTTAAAAATCAAGCTTATGTCAATCCGGAAGGCTACTTATTTTTGGATGAAAAAAGAAAACTAGGCTTAGTAAAAAGGATTCAAAAACAAATTACTAAATTTGGTTTGACTAATGAAGAAATTAATTTCGCAACTAATTGA
- a CDS encoding helix-turn-helix domain-containing protein, which produces MSCFKKISIVVLIAVIFNCLRASNPSDYTAIRKNYENFKKNDKKALPYVNSYIKKAKKESNFPKLVQGYRDAVLFNSSAYQKLVYSDSMIYAALRSGDEDLISTAYLGKGIIYYSDFKRFKPALDEYVKAYQYSKDTNDKYLKHKVIYHLGMVKNYLGYYEEALTHFIECAGFFETKTKENLHTNELYNNTRGYFNSLHQLTICYGNTQQYVKADSIITLAFAKIDKSDKTHDFLIERSYFLKSRGILNLCLNNYEGATNDLNQALHNIIRVGDFEWASIIYYNLGRSHLKFDHDKAINYFQKVDSIFTKHRFVVPRIRNNYEFLINHYKEKKNIERQLYYTNQLLKADSLLSKDFTYLSLKIHREYDRQSLLDQKKGLEKSNFNRTMLASVLLLLIIILLIYYIFYFRKRREVKLKYLALLNTLNDDQRGIGVERNIPKSAAESNRKLTDTITLDLIEKFKIFEENKDFLKPGLTQNKLAVRMKTNTNYLSKFINQSKGMNFTRYIAELRIEYITKLLYTERKYLNYNIEAIAEEFGYANRQSFSDQFFEINGIRPIDFVKRRKAEIENDND; this is translated from the coding sequence ATGAGTTGCTTTAAAAAAATATCAATTGTCGTTTTGATTGCCGTAATATTTAATTGTTTACGTGCGTCTAATCCTTCTGACTATACAGCAATCAGAAAAAATTACGAGAATTTTAAAAAAAATGATAAGAAGGCGCTTCCTTACGTAAATTCATATATTAAGAAAGCAAAAAAGGAATCTAATTTCCCCAAGTTGGTCCAGGGTTACAGAGATGCCGTTCTTTTTAATTCGTCGGCCTATCAAAAACTGGTTTACTCTGACAGTATGATATACGCTGCATTACGATCAGGTGATGAAGATTTAATTAGTACGGCGTATTTGGGAAAAGGTATTATTTATTATTCCGATTTTAAAAGGTTTAAACCGGCATTAGATGAATATGTGAAAGCATATCAATATTCGAAAGACACCAACGATAAGTATTTAAAGCATAAAGTGATTTATCATTTGGGAATGGTAAAAAATTATCTGGGCTATTATGAAGAAGCATTAACGCACTTCATAGAATGTGCAGGTTTTTTCGAGACTAAAACTAAAGAGAATCTTCACACGAACGAACTTTACAATAATACAAGAGGTTATTTTAATAGTTTACATCAATTAACTATTTGTTATGGGAATACGCAACAATACGTAAAAGCCGATAGTATTATTACGCTAGCTTTTGCTAAAATTGATAAGTCTGATAAAACCCATGATTTTTTGATCGAGCGTAGTTATTTTTTAAAGTCGAGGGGAATCTTAAATTTATGTCTAAATAATTACGAAGGAGCTACCAATGACTTAAATCAAGCTCTTCACAACATTATTAGGGTAGGCGATTTTGAATGGGCGTCCATTATTTATTACAATCTGGGAAGAAGTCATTTGAAATTTGATCACGATAAAGCGATCAATTATTTCCAAAAAGTTGATTCTATTTTTACCAAGCATCGTTTTGTGGTGCCTAGAATTAGAAACAATTATGAATTTTTGATCAATCATTATAAAGAGAAAAAGAATATTGAAAGGCAATTATACTATACAAACCAATTATTAAAAGCTGATAGCTTACTTTCCAAGGATTTTACGTATTTATCACTTAAAATTCATAGAGAATATGATAGACAGAGCTTGTTAGATCAAAAAAAAGGTTTGGAGAAGAGTAATTTTAATAGAACGATGCTTGCGTCTGTACTACTTCTGTTGATTATTATTTTGTTAATCTATTATATATTTTATTTCCGAAAAAGAAGAGAGGTCAAACTTAAATATCTGGCATTACTAAATACATTAAATGATGATCAACGAGGGATTGGTGTAGAAAGAAATATTCCTAAATCTGCTGCAGAATCCAATAGAAAACTTACTGATACAATAACTCTTGATTTAATTGAAAAATTTAAAATATTTGAAGAGAATAAAGATTTCCTCAAACCAGGTTTAACGCAGAATAAGTTGGCGGTCAGAATGAAAACAAATACTAATTATTTATCAAAGTTTATTAATCAATCTAAAGGAATGAATTTTACTCGGTATATCGCCGAATTACGAATTGAGTACATCACTAAATTACTTTATACGGAGAGAAAATATCTTAATTATAATATTGAAGCTATTGCTGAAGAATTTGGATATGCGAACCGTCAGAGTTTTTCAGATCAGTTTTTCGAAATTAATGGAATCAGACCAATCGACTTTGTTAAAAGGAGAAAAGCAGAAATTGAAAATGATAATGATTGA
- a CDS encoding tyrosine-type recombinase/integrase: MIRKGKGKKDRMVPLSSKILELLRDYYKQYRPKTWLFEGQNIGEQYSEQSLQHVLKQALVKANIKKPVTLHWLRHSYATHLLESGTDLRYIQELLGHNSSRTTEIYTHVSTKSLQQIKSPFDDL; the protein is encoded by the coding sequence ATGATAAGGAAAGGCAAAGGAAAAAAAGACCGAATGGTTCCACTATCCAGTAAAATTTTAGAATTATTAAGGGATTATTACAAACAATACCGACCAAAAACCTGGTTGTTCGAAGGTCAAAATATTGGCGAACAATATTCTGAGCAAAGTTTGCAACATGTTTTAAAACAAGCTTTGGTAAAAGCAAATATAAAAAAACCAGTCACTTTGCATTGGTTGCGTCATAGTTACGCCACTCATTTGTTGGAAAGCGGAACTGATTTGCGTTATATTCAAGAATTACTGGGACATAACAGCAGTAGAACAACGGAAATTTACACCCATGTGAGCACAAAGAGTTTACAACAAATCAAAAGTCCCTTTGATGATTTGTGA
- a CDS encoding transposase yields the protein MAYQYFEGVDLLAIEGVSYSTVLSIMSEVGLEGIKKFPTAKHFASWLRLTPNNKISGGKILSNRIPKGSNRLKIALRNAANAIGNLKDSTPLSDFFKRINFRKGRVSAISATARKLAIIIWNMVVKNQAYVNPEGYLFLDEKRKLGLVKRIQKQITKFGLTNEEINFATN from the coding sequence ATGGCCTATCAATATTTTGAAGGTGTAGATTTACTGGCAATAGAAGGAGTTTCCTATTCAACCGTACTTTCAATAATGAGTGAAGTTGGATTAGAGGGTATCAAGAAGTTCCCGACTGCAAAACACTTTGCAAGCTGGTTGAGACTGACCCCAAACAATAAAATAAGTGGTGGTAAAATACTTTCTAATAGGATCCCAAAAGGAAGTAACCGTTTAAAAATCGCTTTAAGAAATGCAGCAAATGCGATTGGTAATCTAAAAGACTCAACACCATTATCGGATTTTTTCAAGCGAATCAATTTTAGAAAAGGTCGAGTATCTGCAATCTCAGCAACTGCAAGGAAATTAGCAATCATCATTTGGAATATGGTCGTTAAAAATCAAGCTTATGTCAATCCGGAAGGCTACTTATTTTTGGATGAAAAAAGAAAACTAGGCTTAGTAAAAAGGATTCAAAAACAAATTACTAAATTTGGTTTGACTAATGAAGAAATTAATTTCGCAACTAATTGA
- a CDS encoding GLPGLI family protein — MKKLTYLLILFFISNYLLSQKMRIVYEIEMRPDTLNLNKIEKDVHFLDIINFESYYYAPLYVSFNNNEVNQKLDNSQILNKLKTAYTIYNNLQHNTVINYIKLDEYYAYKDDVVINWDLKKDTLSILGHLCKSATMEFRGRKYTAWYALDIPINEGPYKFKKLPGLILKISSDDRDYSFEAVEIKNIDETSSLIPSRIKLLSRKKYLKVLKQIAENPSKNDMLSNSSFNYKTYIEGKEVSNNEKYKLFNEMIWRFMKNHNNPVEKDDIWIR; from the coding sequence GTGAAGAAATTAACCTATTTATTAATCTTATTTTTTATCTCAAATTATCTTTTAAGCCAAAAAATGAGGATTGTGTATGAAATTGAAATGAGACCGGATACTTTGAACTTAAATAAGATTGAAAAGGATGTTCATTTTCTAGACATTATTAATTTTGAAAGTTATTATTATGCGCCATTATATGTTTCATTTAACAATAATGAGGTTAATCAAAAACTCGATAATAGTCAAATATTGAATAAATTAAAAACTGCTTATACAATTTACAATAACCTACAGCATAATACAGTTATCAATTACATTAAATTAGATGAATATTATGCTTACAAAGATGACGTGGTTATTAACTGGGATTTGAAGAAAGACACTTTATCAATTTTGGGGCATCTATGTAAATCTGCAACAATGGAATTCAGAGGTAGAAAATACACCGCTTGGTATGCTCTAGATATACCTATTAATGAGGGTCCATATAAATTTAAAAAATTACCAGGATTAATATTAAAAATATCTTCTGACGATCGAGATTATAGTTTTGAAGCAGTCGAAATAAAAAACATTGATGAAACCAGTTCTCTTATTCCTTCAAGAATAAAACTACTGTCCCGAAAAAAGTATCTTAAAGTCTTAAAACAGATAGCAGAAAATCCAAGTAAAAACGATATGCTTTCAAATAGTTCGTTCAATTATAAAACATATATTGAAGGTAAGGAAGTTTCGAATAATGAAAAATACAAGTTATTCAATGAGATGATTTGGCGTTTTATGAAAAACCACAATAACCCAGTTGAAAAAGACGATATATGGATAAGATAA
- a CDS encoding toprim domain-containing protein: MNCEKIKNKVSIRMVLESFNLFPVKENQRTAFYFALDRVEVVPSFSVDFVKNAGFDFGTGKSYDVISIVQQINKCSVSEALKYLSEFNFCGPEKDFKNEKTKKNYQILEVNEIKHPALIKYLKSRKVFEQSHFVKEIYYELNERKYFGIGFYNNSGGVEIRNKYSKICLGKKDITLIKNSNQNNEICVFEGFFDYLTLRNIEKSENVTSDYLILNSTAMLFKADDILKNYDRISLFLDNDPNGEITKKIIQQKYQNVEDCSLLYCDFKDFSEWFCSNSAFP, translated from the coding sequence ATGAATTGCGAAAAAATAAAAAACAAAGTAAGTATAAGAATGGTTTTAGAATCATTCAATCTTTTTCCGGTAAAGGAAAACCAACGGACTGCATTTTATTTTGCTTTGGATAGAGTAGAGGTAGTTCCGAGCTTTTCAGTTGATTTTGTAAAAAATGCAGGATTTGATTTCGGAACAGGAAAAAGTTATGATGTTATTTCGATTGTTCAGCAAATTAACAAATGTTCAGTTTCTGAAGCTTTGAAATATCTTTCGGAATTCAATTTTTGTGGTCCAGAAAAGGATTTTAAAAATGAAAAAACGAAGAAAAATTATCAAATTCTTGAAGTAAATGAGATTAAACATCCAGCATTAATTAAATACTTGAAATCCAGAAAAGTTTTTGAACAAAGTCATTTTGTTAAAGAGATTTATTATGAATTGAATGAGAGAAAGTATTTTGGAATTGGTTTTTATAACAATTCCGGAGGAGTCGAAATCCGAAATAAATATTCTAAAATTTGTCTGGGTAAAAAAGATATTACGTTAATTAAAAATTCAAATCAGAACAATGAAATTTGTGTTTTCGAAGGTTTTTTTGATTACTTAACTTTAAGAAATATTGAGAAATCAGAAAACGTAACATCAGATTATTTGATATTGAACTCTACTGCAATGCTTTTTAAAGCTGATGACATATTGAAAAATTATGATAGAATTTCGCTTTTCTTGGACAATGATCCAAATGGAGAAATCACAAAAAAAATCATTCAGCAGAAATATCAAAATGTGGAAGATTGTTCTTTGTTGTATTGTGATTTTAAGGATTTTAGTGAGTGGTTTTGTTCAAACAGTGCATTTCCATAA
- a CDS encoding DUF3853 family protein — MKRIDPKTPIWQLTVEEFLEVSQNLNSYKKYEYGLKGLAKVLGCSVSKASEVKSSGILNDAIIQNGNIIIIDIERALELFGKK; from the coding sequence ATGAAACGCATAGATCCTAAAACACCGATTTGGCAGTTAACCGTTGAAGAATTCTTAGAAGTTTCCCAAAATCTCAATTCTTATAAAAAGTATGAATACGGTTTGAAAGGATTGGCGAAGGTTCTTGGATGCTCTGTGTCAAAGGCTTCGGAAGTAAAATCTTCAGGTATTTTAAATGATGCCATCATCCAAAACGGAAATATTATCATCATCGATATAGAAAGAGCATTGGAACTTTTTGGAAAAAAATAA
- a CDS encoding RagB/SusD family nutrient uptake outer membrane protein yields the protein MKNKIVLLVLMSLLFSITACREFLEEKSDTKLVTPQTLQDNQALLDRISNLLGDNSISGEISADDIYITDSDYNGVSYESDKRLYTWQPNLVARGSGNDWRNCFSRINICNTVLNNLEQYQISNADDVRGQALAVRASIYLEAVQIWSLAYTKSTAQKEWGLPLRLSPDINLPSVRTSLQQTYDQILGDLHTAVSLLPDQQVSAARASKAMALGFLARTYLYMGDYPNALLYATKALSINNQLMNFNTLNSADPYPIKEMNVEVLLPTFVGYSPILGTNAAKISTSIYNSYEDNDLRKRVYFKTNTLGEIMFKGNYSGNSTRTSILANDELYLIAAESYAQLDAVDNAMGILNQLLVKRWKSGTFINFTAPNKVAALALISTERRKELLFRGIRWADLKRYNRDGKNIILQRTVNGQTYTLPPNDLRYAIAIPEDIIKLTGMPQNPR from the coding sequence ATGAAAAATAAAATCGTATTACTCGTTTTGATGTCTTTGCTGTTTTCAATTACTGCATGCAGAGAGTTTCTAGAAGAAAAATCGGATACCAAGCTGGTTACGCCTCAAACCTTGCAGGATAATCAGGCATTGCTGGATCGTATTAGTAATTTATTAGGCGACAACAGCATCAGCGGAGAAATTTCTGCAGACGACATTTATATTACAGACAGCGATTATAACGGAGTGAGTTATGAATCGGATAAGCGACTTTACACTTGGCAACCAAATTTAGTCGCAAGAGGAAGTGGAAATGATTGGAGAAATTGCTTTAGCAGAATAAATATTTGCAATACCGTTCTGAATAATCTTGAACAGTATCAGATTTCCAATGCGGATGATGTAAGAGGGCAAGCTTTGGCAGTTCGAGCTTCCATTTATTTGGAAGCGGTCCAAATCTGGTCCTTAGCCTATACCAAAAGTACCGCACAAAAAGAGTGGGGCTTACCGCTGAGATTAAGCCCTGATATAAATCTTCCGTCGGTACGTACTTCATTACAACAAACATATGATCAGATTTTAGGGGATTTGCATACCGCTGTTTCCCTTCTTCCTGATCAGCAGGTCTCCGCTGCCCGGGCATCTAAGGCAATGGCGCTGGGGTTTTTAGCAAGAACGTACCTATATATGGGAGATTATCCCAACGCATTACTTTATGCTACAAAAGCTTTATCAATAAATAACCAATTGATGAATTTTAATACCCTCAATTCTGCAGACCCTTATCCCATAAAGGAGATGAATGTAGAAGTATTGTTGCCTACTTTTGTTGGGTATTCACCCATATTAGGAACGAATGCCGCAAAGATTTCAACATCGATTTATAACTCTTATGAAGATAATGATTTGAGAAAGAGGGTCTATTTTAAAACTAATACCCTGGGAGAAATCATGTTCAAAGGAAATTATTCTGGTAATTCGACCAGAACATCGATTCTGGCAAATGACGAACTCTACTTGATTGCAGCGGAAAGTTATGCACAGTTGGATGCGGTCGATAATGCCATGGGAATTTTAAATCAGCTGTTGGTAAAAAGGTGGAAATCTGGAACCTTTATCAACTTTACTGCACCCAACAAGGTCGCTGCTTTAGCGCTTATTTCTACAGAGCGGCGCAAAGAGTTGTTGTTTCGAGGCATTCGGTGGGCAGATTTGAAAAGGTATAACCGGGATGGAAAAAATATTATTTTGCAGAGAACCGTGAATGGGCAAACATACACTTTACCCCCGAATGATCTTCGATACGCGATCGCAATTCCGGAAGATATTATCAAACTCACCGGTATGCCTCAAAATCCAAGATAA
- a CDS encoding IS110 family transposase yields MNENKISMEIINSNAAGIDIGSRSHWVAVGQKEEDIKEFGVFNEDLKNLSNWLKEKDIQTVAMESTGTYWQALYAILLADGFQVILCNGKFTKNIKGRKTDVQDCQWIQKLHSIGLLTGSFLPDEITEKLRTYCRHRANLLDSAASTSKNAKIFTVIKPSIRCCC; encoded by the coding sequence ATGAATGAGAACAAAATTTCAATGGAAATTATCAATTCAAATGCTGCAGGAATTGATATTGGTAGCCGATCTCACTGGGTTGCGGTTGGCCAAAAAGAGGAAGATATTAAAGAGTTTGGTGTTTTTAATGAGGACTTAAAAAATCTCTCAAATTGGCTCAAAGAAAAAGACATTCAAACCGTTGCAATGGAAAGTACAGGAACTTATTGGCAAGCACTTTATGCTATTTTATTGGCTGATGGATTCCAAGTGATTTTGTGTAATGGCAAATTCACTAAGAATATTAAAGGCAGAAAAACAGATGTTCAAGATTGTCAATGGATTCAAAAACTACACAGTATAGGCCTTTTAACAGGTAGTTTCCTTCCAGATGAAATTACAGAGAAGCTCAGAACCTACTGTCGTCATCGTGCAAATTTATTAGATTCTGCAGCAAGCACTTCAAAAAATGCAAAAATATTTACGGTTATTAAACCTTCGATTAGATGTTGTTGTTAA
- a CDS encoding RteC domain-containing protein, whose product MITKTVFRKIHHVLNKLNSELVQISEEQENVIFSAEFSLMKIDEAIREVKSLISEHRFECVADEVLFFKTQKPLFISKFIYFSKILTIEASKPVAGQKEIKKHYLAELAKLKQYHIDNKDFHNYYLRNATYLDHKYFVRKSYDLKMELSPELYNFDENFTTSHDNKVAFIMANEFLEIYLINSINNIGLVSSENKSKFPLVWSASKVSLVELLYALYLTRSFNGGNIEFTEVIKAIEKLFEIDLGNSYKTIAEIRNRKNGRTKFLQLLNDNLNQLFLDSDK is encoded by the coding sequence ATGATTACAAAAACAGTTTTTAGAAAAATTCATCATGTATTAAACAAATTAAATTCTGAATTAGTCCAAATTTCGGAAGAACAGGAGAACGTAATTTTTTCTGCCGAGTTTTCGTTAATGAAAATTGATGAGGCGATACGAGAAGTTAAATCTCTCATCTCTGAACATCGTTTTGAATGTGTCGCAGATGAGGTCTTATTTTTCAAAACGCAAAAACCGTTGTTCATATCAAAGTTTATTTATTTTTCAAAAATTCTGACTATCGAAGCTTCGAAGCCGGTGGCTGGTCAGAAAGAAATTAAAAAGCATTATTTGGCTGAGCTTGCGAAATTGAAGCAATATCATATAGATAATAAAGACTTTCATAACTACTACTTGCGTAATGCTACGTATCTGGATCATAAATATTTTGTGCGTAAGTCATATGATCTTAAGATGGAGCTCTCACCCGAACTATATAATTTTGACGAAAACTTTACAACCTCTCATGACAATAAAGTAGCTTTCATAATGGCCAACGAATTTTTGGAAATTTATTTAATAAATTCAATAAATAATATTGGATTAGTTTCTTCGGAAAACAAGTCTAAATTTCCTCTAGTATGGTCGGCATCGAAGGTTTCTTTAGTTGAACTTTTGTATGCACTTTATCTTACACGTTCTTTTAACGGTGGAAATATTGAATTCACTGAAGTAATTAAAGCAATTGAAAAGTTATTTGAAATTGATTTAGGGAATTCTTATAAAACCATTGCTGAGATTAGAAATCGTAAAAATGGAAGAACCAAATTTTTGCAATTACTGAATGATAATTTAAATCAGCTGTTTCTCGACAGTGATAAATAG
- a CDS encoding MauE/DoxX family redox-associated membrane protein, with the protein MEIDPNVLKTNYKFLVMKILKKIICTIITVFFVILFSYAVISKAGNFEYFRNQLEQAPGLQRFGETLAYSILVLQVTAIFLLCYEHSRLWGLCLTFGMVTVFAGYIALIQTDSKNLPCTCIGLFEKMTWKDNLVLNLGLMITALTGILTMKAGRSK; encoded by the coding sequence ATGGAAATTGATCCTAATGTGTTAAAAACTAACTATAAATTTTTGGTCATGAAAATTTTAAAAAAAATAATTTGTACTATCATAACCGTCTTCTTCGTGATTCTCTTTTCGTACGCTGTAATAAGCAAAGCAGGAAATTTCGAATACTTTAGAAATCAATTGGAGCAGGCACCGGGACTTCAGCGGTTTGGTGAGACGTTGGCTTACAGCATTCTTGTTCTTCAGGTGACCGCTATTTTTTTGCTGTGTTATGAGCATTCCCGATTATGGGGTTTATGCTTAACCTTCGGAATGGTAACGGTCTTTGCAGGATATATTGCCCTCATCCAGACTGACAGTAAAAACCTCCCCTGCACCTGTATCGGACTTTTTGAAAAGATGACTTGGAAAGACAATCTAGTTTTAAATCTAGGATTAATGATCACTGCCCTCACTGGTATTTTGACAATGAAGGCAGGGAGATCAAAATAA